In a single window of the Nicotiana tomentosiformis chromosome 10, ASM39032v3, whole genome shotgun sequence genome:
- the LOC104095072 gene encoding translationally-controlled tumor protein homolog, whose translation MLVYQDLLSGDELLSDSFSYTELENGVLWEVQGKWVVQGAVDVNIGANPSAEGADEDEGVDDQAIKVVDIVDTFRLQEQPSFDKKQFVAYMKKYIKNLTPKLGAEQEEVFKNNIQGATKYLLSKLSDLQFFVGESMADDTGMVFAYYKDGATDPTFLYLAHGLKEVKC comes from the exons ATGTTGGTTTATCAGGATCTTCTCTCCG GTGATGAGCTCCTTTCGGATTCATTTTCCTACACTGAACTTGAGAATGGAGTGCTTTGGGAAGTGCAAGGGAAG TGGGTTGTTCAGGGAGCTGTTGATGTGAACATCGGGGCGAATCCATCTGCTGAAGGTGCAGATGAAGACGAAGGTGTTGACGATCAAGCCATCAAGGTTGTCGATATTGTTGACACTTTCAGGCTTCAGGAGCAACCTTCTTTTGACAAGAAGCAGTTTGTTGCCTACATGAAGAAATATATCAAGAACCTAACACCCAAGTTAGGCGCAGAGCAGGAAGAAGTTTTTAAGAACAACATTCAAGGAGCAACCAAGTACCTTTTGTCAAAGCTCAGTGACCTTCAATTCTTTGTTGGTGAGAGCATGGCTGATGATACTGGAATGGTGTTTGCCTACTACAAGGATGGCGCCACTGATCCTACCTTTTTGTACCTCGCACATGGACTCAAGGAGGTCAAGTGTTAA